GATGTCGGCACCGGCGGCACACCCTTCATGAAATATCTGAAGAAACACCGCGACGAAAACCGCGAGCAAGTTGTCGCCTGACGCAAAAGAGGCCGCCCCAACGTTGGAGCGGCCCCTTTTTTGTCCGGAGTTAAGCTCAAAGAATGAAAGTCAATCCGGCGCTGATTGTCCACGGGTCGAGATTGTGCTTGGTGCGGATGATCTCGTCATCGCCCACGCGGAAAGTCGCATCGGTACCGATGAAATAGCGCTTCACGTCGACGGAGACGCCAAATCCGGCTTCTTCGATCGGGATGTCGAACCCGGCTTGCAGCGCAAAACCGAACTCGTTCGAAAGATCGGCATCGGTCACGCCAAGTCCGACCAGGTCACTGCCCTCGTCTTCACCGAAGAACATGAAATAGGCCACGCCAGCGCCGACATAAGGTTTCACACCGCCCAAGTCGAAATGCGCCTTGGCTGTCACCGTACCCGGGATAAGGCGCAGGTCGTCGACCAGTTCGACACCGTCAAGCGCCCCAGTGCCGTCGACGTCGTGTCGCGCCATGCCAGCGATCGTTTCAATCGAGAAATTGTCTGCGACAAAGTACTCGATCGCAAAGGTTGGAATGAACTCGTCGGTTGCGCGTGTGTTTGCACCTGCAGGCAGACCGAAATCGTCAAGTTCGACTTCATCGATTTCACCGTCCGGCAGAACCGCCGTACCCAAAACCTTGATCTGGATATCACCTGCATCTTGGGCCATTGCCGGCGCCGAAACACTGGCCGCAAGTGCAGCTAAGAACGTCAAAGAAACTTTCTTCATTGTAGAAAATACTCCTGGAGAAAATGCCGCGAGCGGCACTCAAACTCCCTTTCCGGAGCATTCAACGTGATATGCTATATCATGTTCCCGAAAATCGGATCTCGTTCTCGAGGTATTGAAGGTTAATCCAGCTTCTTCGCCACGCCTACCATGGCCGGACGAAGCAAGCGATCCTTGATCATATAGCCGCTCTGCATTTCCTGAACGATAGTGCCTTCCTCGGCCTCATCGGTCGGGACTTCCATCATTGCCTGATGCTGGTTCGGGTCGAGCGGCAGGCCGACCGACGCGATACGTTTCACGCCATGCTGGCCAAAAACCTTCTCCAACTCGCGCTGAGTGGCTTCGATACCCGCGACAAGACCTTTCATCTTCTCGTCTTCGCGCAAGCTCTCAGGAATCGCCGCAATGGCACGTTCAAGGTTATCTGACACGCTCAGGATGTCGCGAGCAAAACCGGTCGCGGCATAGGCACGCGCGTCCTGCACATCCTTCTCGGCACGGCGACGAACATTCTGCGCTTCGGCCTTTGCATAAAGAATGTCCTGTTTGGCGGTTTCCAGATCGGCTTTGAGTGCATCCAATGCCTTCTCGAAGCCGTCTTCAAATGCTTCGTCTTCACCGTTGTCCAGAAACTCTTCCGGCACGCCTTCGAGCTCTTTCTTCACCGCATCATCGTCTGCTTGCGATTTGTCGTTGTCGATCATGTTCTCAAAATTCCAAAGCTATCCGATAAGCTTGCCCAGCGATCGGGCGGTCAGGTCAATCATGGGAATGACGCGGGCGTAATTCAACCGCGTGGGGCCGATTACACCGAGCACGCCGACCACCCTTCCCTCACGGTCACGATAGGGCGACGCGATAACCGAAGAGCCAGACAATGCAAACAGTCTGTTCTCGCTGCCAATAAAAATCCGCGTGGCTTCGGCTTCGCGCGCGCTTTCGAGCAACTCAGCCACGGACTGCTTGCTCTCAAGGTCTTCAATCAGGCTGCGCACACGATCAATATCCTGCATTGCCGCATCGTCGAGCAGGTTTGCTTGCCCACGCACGATCAGTACGGGCCGCTGCGATGCATCTTCGCTAAGCACAGCTAGTCCGCGTTCGACCAAGCTCTCACTGGCTTTGTCCAGTTGACTCTTGCCTGCCGCGATTTCCGCAAGGATCGAAGCGCCGGCTTCGCTCAGTGTCCGGCCTGCAAGCTTTGCATTGATGTAGTTGCTTGCTTGCTCGAGCAGCCCGGGCCCGATTGTCCAGCCCAGTTCTATTACGCGATTTTCGACATTGCCGTCTTCGCTCA
The Altererythrobacter ishigakiensis genome window above contains:
- a CDS encoding OmpW/AlkL family protein, with the protein product MKKVSLTFLAALAASVSAPAMAQDAGDIQIKVLGTAVLPDGEIDEVELDDFGLPAGANTRATDEFIPTFAIEYFVADNFSIETIAGMARHDVDGTGALDGVELVDDLRLIPGTVTAKAHFDLGGVKPYVGAGVAYFMFFGEDEGSDLVGLGVTDADLSNEFGFALQAGFDIPIEEAGFGVSVDVKRYFIGTDATFRVGDDEIIRTKHNLDPWTISAGLTFIL
- the grpE gene encoding nucleotide exchange factor GrpE; translated protein: MIDNDKSQADDDAVKKELEGVPEEFLDNGEDEAFEDGFEKALDALKADLETAKQDILYAKAEAQNVRRRAEKDVQDARAYAATGFARDILSVSDNLERAIAAIPESLREDEKMKGLVAGIEATQRELEKVFGQHGVKRIASVGLPLDPNQHQAMMEVPTDEAEEGTIVQEMQSGYMIKDRLLRPAMVGVAKKLD
- the hrcA gene encoding heat-inducible transcriptional repressor HrcA; the encoded protein is MSSPPISELTDRARDIFRLVVEGYLESGQPVGSKTLAGDTGLNLSPASIRVVLADLESTGLLSAPHTSAGRMPTETGLRLFVDGMMRVSEPTAEERAAIEGRLNGNGPIEQALEQTSAILSDLSGAAGMVMVPTRDQKLAQFSLVDLGQGRALAVLVSEDGNVENRVIELGWTIGPGLLEQASNYINAKLAGRTLSEAGASILAEIAAGKSQLDKASESLVERGLAVLSEDASQRPVLIVRGQANLLDDAAMQDIDRVRSLIEDLESKQSVAELLESAREAEATRIFIGSENRLFALSGSSVIASPYRDREGRVVGVLGVIGPTRLNYARVIPMIDLTARSLGKLIG